From Stenotrophomonas maltophilia, a single genomic window includes:
- a CDS encoding penicillin-binding protein 1A, translated as MTRLRRWLRWIFLIVLVLALIGAAAVGGLYYAVSSKLPDVQTLRDVEMQEPMYVYAADGKLMAVFGETRRTPVTMKDVPERLKQAFLATEDARFYEHGGVDYMGIGRAVWLLATTNDKRVPGGSTITQQVARQFFLSSEYSYTRKLAEILLARKIESELSKDEIFELYLNKSFFGNRAYGVAAAAEFYYGKKLGELNLDEMASLAGIPKFPSSGNPISNPERARQRRDNYVLQRMADLKFVTQAEADAAKAVPMHASAHEPPVQVDAPYVAELVRQEMIARFGGDVVNKGYRVTTTIDSTLQTAANLAVRDGLLLYDHRHGWHGVEKQVQVGAGEDAAALAEHLRGMFGQSGLLPAIVASTGADGSATVVLANRSEIVLPAGAAKWTNKTPGKLVQRGDIVRVRAGAKDGEWLLDQLPRGQSALVSLDAHNGALKALVGGFSFSGNKFNRATQARRQPGSSFKPFVYAAAFDKGYNPASIVLDAPVVFRDRRGKTWAPQNDGGGFRGPMRLREALVQSRNLVSVRLLDGMGVDYARKYISEFGFAESELPPNLSMSLGTASLTPLSVARGYAVFANGGSRVDTWLIDQVNDRDGTLVFKENPALACRECAGSSDQPVNQVVDGFNFGAPAPKVDPAAAAKAEAKTETAAVPANPDARTAPRAIDARTAYQLVSMMRDVVQRGTGVQAKVLGREDVGGKTGSTNDHRDAWFSGFGGPYVTTVWVGRDDFRSLGYREYGGKAALPIWIDYMRTALKDTPIAQNDPPSGMVQATLNGATEWVKVEDMDRLTDYDLNLNTPQADAAAFDIF; from the coding sequence ATGACTCGACTCCGCCGCTGGCTGCGCTGGATCTTCCTGATTGTCCTGGTCCTGGCGCTGATCGGCGCGGCCGCCGTGGGCGGTCTGTACTACGCCGTATCCTCCAAGCTTCCCGACGTGCAGACCCTGCGCGACGTGGAGATGCAGGAGCCCATGTACGTCTATGCCGCCGACGGCAAGCTGATGGCGGTGTTCGGCGAGACCCGCCGTACCCCGGTCACCATGAAGGACGTGCCCGAGCGCCTGAAGCAGGCGTTCCTGGCCACCGAGGATGCCCGCTTCTACGAGCATGGCGGCGTGGACTACATGGGCATCGGCCGCGCGGTGTGGCTGCTGGCCACCACCAACGACAAGCGCGTGCCGGGTGGTTCGACCATCACCCAGCAGGTCGCCCGCCAGTTCTTCCTCAGCTCCGAGTACAGCTATACCCGCAAGCTGGCCGAGATCCTGCTGGCGCGGAAGATCGAGTCCGAGCTGAGCAAGGACGAGATCTTCGAGCTGTACCTGAACAAGAGTTTCTTCGGCAACCGCGCCTACGGCGTGGCCGCTGCCGCCGAGTTCTATTACGGCAAGAAGCTGGGCGAACTGAACCTGGACGAGATGGCCTCGCTGGCCGGCATCCCCAAGTTCCCCTCTTCCGGCAACCCGATCTCCAACCCGGAACGTGCCCGCCAGCGCCGCGACAACTACGTGCTGCAGCGCATGGCCGACCTGAAGTTCGTCACCCAGGCCGAGGCCGACGCCGCCAAGGCGGTGCCGATGCATGCCAGCGCGCATGAGCCGCCGGTGCAGGTCGATGCCCCCTACGTGGCCGAACTGGTGCGCCAGGAAATGATCGCCCGCTTCGGCGGCGATGTGGTCAACAAGGGTTACCGCGTCACCACCACCATCGACTCGACCCTGCAGACTGCCGCCAACCTGGCCGTCCGCGATGGCCTGCTGCTGTACGACCACCGCCACGGCTGGCACGGCGTGGAGAAGCAGGTCCAGGTGGGGGCCGGCGAAGATGCCGCCGCCCTCGCCGAGCACCTGCGCGGCATGTTCGGCCAGTCCGGCCTGCTGCCGGCCATCGTTGCCAGCACCGGCGCCGACGGCAGCGCCACCGTGGTGCTGGCCAACCGCAGCGAGATCGTGCTGCCGGCCGGCGCCGCCAAGTGGACCAACAAGACCCCGGGCAAGCTGGTGCAGCGCGGCGACATCGTGCGCGTGCGTGCCGGCGCCAAGGACGGTGAGTGGCTGCTGGACCAGCTGCCGCGCGGCCAGTCCGCGCTGGTCTCGCTGGATGCCCACAACGGCGCGTTGAAGGCGCTGGTCGGTGGCTTCAGCTTCTCCGGCAACAAGTTCAACCGTGCCACCCAGGCCCGTCGCCAGCCGGGCTCGAGCTTCAAGCCGTTCGTCTACGCGGCCGCCTTCGACAAGGGCTACAACCCGGCCTCGATCGTGCTCGACGCCCCGGTCGTGTTCCGCGACCGCCGCGGCAAGACCTGGGCCCCGCAGAACGACGGCGGCGGCTTCCGCGGCCCGATGCGCCTGCGCGAAGCACTGGTGCAGTCGCGCAACCTGGTCTCGGTACGCCTGCTTGACGGCATGGGCGTGGACTACGCGCGCAAGTACATCAGCGAATTTGGTTTTGCCGAATCGGAACTGCCGCCGAACCTGTCGATGTCGCTGGGCACCGCCTCGCTCACCCCGCTGTCGGTGGCCCGTGGCTACGCCGTGTTCGCCAATGGCGGCTCGCGCGTGGACACCTGGCTGATCGACCAGGTCAACGACCGCGACGGCACCCTGGTGTTCAAGGAAAACCCGGCGCTGGCCTGCCGCGAGTGCGCCGGCAGCAGCGACCAGCCGGTCAACCAGGTCGTGGACGGCTTCAACTTCGGTGCCCCCGCGCCGAAGGTCGACCCGGCCGCTGCGGCCAAGGCCGAAGCCAAGACCGAAACCGCTGCCGTACCGGCCAACCCGGATGCCCGCACCGCCCCGCGCGCGATCGACGCCCGCACCGCCTACCAGCTGGTGTCGATGATGCGCGACGTGGTCCAGCGCGGTACCGGCGTCCAGGCCAAGGTACTCGGCCGCGAGGACGTGGGCGGCAAGACCGGCTCCACCAACGACCACCGCGACGCCTGGTTCTCCGGTTTCGGCGGCCCGTACGTGACCACCGTGTGGGTGGGCCGCGACGACTTCCGCTCGCTGGGTTACCGCGAATACGGTGGCAAGGCCGCCCTGCCGATCTGGATCGACTACATGCGCACCGCGCTGAAGGACACCCCGATCGCGCAGAACGACCCGCCCAGCGGCATGGTCCAGGCCACCCTCAACGGCGCGACCGAGTGGGTGAAGGTGGAAGACATGGACCGCCTGACCGACTACGACCTGAACCTCAATACGCCGCAGGCCGACGCCGCCGCGTTTGATATCTTCTGA
- a CDS encoding ESPR-type extended signal peptide-containing protein, whose product MNRIYRRIWNAVRQCWVVASELSSPRGKPAQTRVLMSALLLTTAGGAFAANETDDLDLATESSSGTLLIQKELIPVMSFAAPNSVASAIAPRGRYDQWAIVMSGNYADARVSGADVLALGSRAQIYGTESTGLGNYAETSGGYATAVGHFARAFGGHGTALGTKAYASGKGATALGHDSQASAGNAVSIGSGARASYSDSVAIGANSVTYGSNTVSVGSSGGERRITNVREGSNGTDAVNLNQLANTNRNVATTYDMASTAKSTAASAQTTANTAQNTANTARSNADSALSKANTLSALLSQTASYSDIRIGAGNSGSLLDIRNSGGYTRRIYGVSEGTISSNSTDAVNGAQLNRVQNAASDARTVANSAQTSANAAQTTANTAKSNADSALSKANTLSNLLSQTASNGDVRIGAGNSGSLLDVRNSGGYSRKVTGVAEGAVGSNSTDAVNGTQLNRVQNTASDARTVANSAQSSANTAQTTANAAKSNADNALSKANMLSTLLSQTASNGNVRIGGGNSGTILDVRNSGNSNRLITGVAKGKVDSTSSDAVNGQQLFATDEIARGAGTLAQGAVAAANNAVAKVTVLEGLVREDGPAGSVRLGGNNAGSVLDVRNKSDGKRKITGVAEGSLVAGSADAVTGGQLATTNANVAGAEKSIADVVARVEAASRHIAVGRPIDDEKAQAGRLGVAIGDSAYAAPAKDGAVALGSYSRAEAEDSVSLGRAAWVQESASRGFALGSRSVVEEAGGLALGANSSVKKGAQNAVAIGYGSTALESNTASFGDGALQRRLINIARGTADHNATTVGQLNDSLATLGGGAKLDANGNVTAPTYRVQNTDQRTVGGALAILDGAVLRTTSRVDGMEGQLRSIFQDTANARADGFNQLTLAGAQGMVISNVANGLIAAGSREAVNGGQLHAVQQQLNGRIDGLEQRVDGQGPAPQSRAMVLASTEQDAAAPTPPATQDDKVVADTGNAPKSSPAPQPKADAPESPKPQVDTAELEKMLARANDYSDGIAREVDARLNKMDKRFNRMAAMSSAQTAMAMNTAGLATYNRLGAGVGYAEGESAMAVGYQRVLNDKGSATFSLNGAFTNSGERSVGVGVGIGW is encoded by the coding sequence ATGAACCGTATCTATCGACGTATCTGGAATGCCGTCCGGCAGTGCTGGGTGGTGGCCAGTGAACTGAGCTCGCCGCGCGGCAAACCCGCGCAGACGCGAGTACTGATGTCCGCGCTTCTGCTGACGACCGCCGGTGGGGCCTTTGCGGCCAATGAAACGGATGACCTGGATCTGGCTACAGAATCCAGTTCCGGAACATTGCTGATCCAGAAGGAGCTCATCCCCGTGATGTCCTTCGCGGCGCCGAATTCTGTCGCATCGGCGATCGCACCGCGCGGGAGGTACGATCAGTGGGCGATTGTAATGAGCGGAAACTACGCCGATGCTCGTGTCAGCGGTGCTGATGTTCTGGCACTTGGCTCGCGCGCACAGATCTACGGCACCGAGTCTACCGGCCTGGGCAACTACGCAGAGACCAGCGGCGGATACGCTACTGCCGTGGGCCACTTCGCAAGGGCGTTTGGTGGACATGGCACCGCGCTGGGCACGAAAGCCTATGCCAGCGGGAAAGGTGCAACGGCGCTTGGCCACGATTCGCAGGCGTCTGCGGGGAACGCGGTTTCAATTGGCAGCGGCGCCCGCGCTTCCTACTCCGATTCTGTCGCCATTGGCGCAAACTCTGTGACCTATGGTTCCAACACGGTTTCAGTAGGCAGCAGCGGCGGGGAGCGTCGAATCACAAATGTGCGTGAGGGCAGCAACGGCACGGACGCGGTCAATCTAAACCAGCTCGCCAACACCAATCGCAACGTCGCCACGACATACGATATGGCGAGCACGGCTAAAAGTACGGCAGCGTCAGCGCAGACGACCGCAAACACCGCACAAAACACCGCCAATACCGCAAGAAGCAATGCAGATAGCGCGCTTTCGAAAGCCAATACGCTTTCAGCACTGCTCAGCCAGACAGCCAGTTACAGCGACATCCGCATCGGTGCCGGCAATAGTGGCTCACTGCTGGACATTCGCAACAGTGGCGGCTATACGCGCAGAATATACGGCGTCTCCGAGGGGACGATTAGTTCCAACAGCACAGACGCGGTCAATGGCGCTCAGCTGAATCGGGTTCAGAACGCCGCCTCCGACGCCAGGACTGTCGCGAACTCGGCGCAGACATCCGCCAATGCTGCGCAGACCACGGCCAACACTGCAAAGAGCAACGCTGACAGCGCTCTTTCGAAGGCAAACACCCTCTCGAATCTGCTAAGCCAGACAGCCAGCAACGGTGATGTCCGGATCGGTGCTGGCAATAGTGGCTCGCTGCTTGACGTTCGCAACAGCGGTGGCTATTCGCGCAAGGTCACTGGCGTTGCCGAGGGAGCGGTTGGTTCAAACAGCACAGACGCGGTCAATGGCACGCAGTTGAATCGGGTTCAGAACACCGCATCCGACGCCAGGACCGTGGCGAACTCGGCGCAGTCATCCGCCAATACCGCGCAGACCACGGCCAACGCAGCAAAGTCCAATGCCGACAACGCTCTTTCGAAGGCAAACATGCTTTCGACCCTGCTTAGCCAGACGGCCAGCAACGGCAATGTCCGCATCGGTGGTGGAAACAGTGGCACGATCCTTGACGTTCGCAACAGTGGCAACAGCAACCGCCTGATCACGGGCGTGGCCAAGGGAAAAGTCGATTCGACCAGCTCTGACGCCGTGAATGGTCAACAGCTATTCGCCACCGACGAGATTGCCCGTGGTGCCGGAACTCTGGCGCAGGGCGCGGTAGCTGCTGCGAACAATGCGGTAGCCAAGGTTACGGTGCTGGAGGGGTTGGTGCGCGAGGATGGGCCGGCAGGCAGTGTTCGCCTGGGAGGGAACAACGCCGGTTCCGTGCTGGATGTTCGTAACAAGAGTGATGGCAAGCGGAAGATCACTGGTGTTGCGGAGGGCTCGCTTGTTGCTGGAAGTGCGGACGCTGTGACGGGCGGGCAGTTGGCGACAACCAACGCTAACGTGGCTGGCGCTGAGAAGTCGATTGCCGATGTGGTGGCGCGCGTTGAGGCTGCATCCAGGCATATTGCGGTGGGTCGCCCCATTGATGATGAAAAGGCTCAGGCGGGCCGCCTCGGAGTTGCGATCGGTGACTCTGCATATGCAGCGCCAGCAAAGGATGGAGCTGTTGCGCTTGGTAGCTATTCGCGAGCCGAGGCAGAGGACTCAGTTTCGCTGGGACGAGCGGCATGGGTTCAGGAGAGTGCCAGCCGCGGTTTTGCACTGGGATCCCGCTCCGTAGTTGAGGAGGCGGGTGGCTTGGCCTTGGGGGCAAACAGCTCTGTAAAGAAGGGCGCTCAAAATGCAGTTGCGATTGGTTACGGATCAACGGCGTTGGAAAGCAACACTGCATCCTTTGGCGATGGTGCGCTGCAGCGTCGCCTCATCAACATCGCCCGCGGCACCGCCGACCACAACGCCACCACCGTCGGCCAGTTGAACGACAGCCTCGCCACCCTTGGTGGTGGCGCCAAGCTGGACGCCAACGGCAACGTGACGGCCCCCACCTACAGAGTCCAGAACACCGACCAGCGCACCGTAGGTGGCGCACTGGCCATCCTCGATGGCGCCGTCCTCCGCACCACCTCCCGCGTCGACGGCATGGAAGGCCAGCTCCGTTCCATCTTCCAGGACACCGCCAACGCCCGTGCCGATGGCTTCAACCAGCTCACCCTCGCTGGTGCGCAGGGCATGGTCATCTCCAACGTGGCCAACGGCCTGATTGCCGCCGGCAGCCGCGAGGCGGTCAACGGCGGCCAGCTGCACGCGGTGCAGCAGCAGCTCAATGGCCGCATCGACGGGCTGGAACAGCGTGTAGACGGCCAGGGCCCGGCGCCGCAGTCGCGTGCCATGGTGCTGGCATCCACCGAGCAGGACGCAGCGGCACCCACGCCGCCCGCCACGCAGGACGATAAGGTCGTCGCCGATACCGGCAACGCACCGAAGTCCTCGCCCGCGCCGCAGCCCAAGGCTGATGCGCCGGAATCACCCAAGCCGCAGGTCGACACCGCCGAGCTGGAGAAGATGCTGGCCCGCGCCAACGACTATAGCGATGGCATCGCCCGCGAAGTGGATGCGCGCTTGAACAAGATGGACAAGCGCTTCAACCGCATGGCGGCGATGAGCAGCGCGCAGACCGCGATGGCGATGAACACCGCCGGCCTGGCCACCTACAACCGCCTCGGTGCGGGCGTGGGCTATGCCGAGGGCGAATCGGCGATGGCGGTGGGTTACCAGCGCGTGTTGAACGACAAGGGTTCGGCCACCTTCAGCCTCAATGGTGCGTTCACCAACAGTGGTGAGCGCAGCGTGGGCGTGGGTGTGGGTATCGGCTGGTAA
- a CDS encoding pilus assembly protein, whose protein sequence is MKKFVYLLLPVALLHAASAHANLTVHPMRSSVEGKRSTQIRVYSQSTQAQYVQATLRRIDNPASANEQESEVEPHEAAIAVTPGKFALAGGGNRLIRVIPLQPVQKETAYRVYFEGVRGPDETTQEGEGRSQANVGVSLVWGALVNVLPTDGEVVLQLQGNTLLNTGSLRVGITSVAECTRAGACTAHDITHSLYPDAALELPFQPKAGNTLQLRYRLTRDGYREHVQTVAGSAG, encoded by the coding sequence ATGAAAAAGTTCGTCTACCTGTTACTGCCGGTAGCGCTGCTGCATGCAGCATCCGCCCATGCCAATCTGACCGTTCACCCCATGCGCTCGTCGGTGGAGGGCAAGCGCAGTACGCAGATCCGCGTGTACTCGCAGTCCACCCAGGCACAGTACGTGCAGGCCACGCTGCGCCGCATCGACAATCCCGCGAGTGCCAACGAGCAGGAAAGCGAAGTTGAGCCGCATGAGGCCGCCATAGCGGTAACACCAGGGAAGTTCGCACTGGCTGGCGGCGGCAACCGCCTGATCCGCGTCATTCCGCTGCAGCCCGTGCAGAAGGAAACGGCCTACCGCGTGTACTTCGAGGGCGTGCGCGGGCCAGACGAAACCACGCAGGAAGGCGAAGGCCGCTCCCAGGCCAACGTAGGGGTCAGCCTGGTATGGGGTGCCTTGGTCAACGTGCTGCCCACCGATGGCGAAGTGGTGCTGCAGCTGCAGGGCAACACCCTGCTCAACACCGGCAGCCTGCGCGTGGGCATCACAAGCGTGGCCGAGTGCACCCGCGCGGGCGCATGCACCGCCCACGACATTACCCACAGCCTGTACCCGGATGCCGCGCTGGAGCTGCCCTTCCAGCCCAAGGCCGGCAACACCCTGCAACTGCGCTATCGCCTTACCCGCGACGGCTACCGCGAGCACGTGCAGACCGTCGCCGGCTCAGCAGGCTGA
- a CDS encoding CfaE/CblD family pilus tip adhesin, with amino-acid sequence MSRRVLFVWMVMSALAVMVPKAWAQRPPQMDPPSGVITQDIVMSWDRSAMPGDVEIWPRRTLIAHDHLDLSKKYGALFFTCASASDSARGRCAVEDTHQTASTLSDVPTMFTEQRSGLRSNIVVSVGVQRVDPSAGCSSNYWGDPQVAESSNGRPCFGGPQVGTGGVLMLAAQSLQSLTAGHWKGTLELRLRRPPSERLATYIFNFDFTITDYDAISIYLPAFENGNANVNMDLRYDPIKGEIGGSKDVDMCLYDGLGSQSEHLGITVRDTGSRPSVGDDYPLWHRDATGDDRERVSFNVWLNYAGSKRRMRNNVEEQLLGVDTTALRLVKLPKFDQPVYCVPTPITLETPAFKASTKREGVYTGELKVELRVPTARP; translated from the coding sequence ATGAGCCGGCGCGTGTTGTTTGTGTGGATGGTGATGAGTGCGCTGGCGGTGATGGTGCCGAAGGCGTGGGCGCAGAGGCCGCCACAGATGGATCCGCCGAGCGGTGTGATTACCCAGGACATCGTGATGAGCTGGGATCGATCAGCGATGCCGGGGGATGTCGAGATATGGCCTCGACGAACGTTGATTGCCCACGATCATCTTGATCTTTCGAAAAAGTATGGCGCACTGTTTTTTACGTGTGCGTCCGCGAGTGACTCGGCGAGGGGGCGGTGTGCAGTTGAGGACACGCATCAAACAGCCTCGACGCTCAGTGACGTCCCTACGATGTTCACCGAACAGCGGAGTGGCCTGCGCTCCAACATTGTTGTTTCCGTGGGCGTTCAGCGTGTTGATCCAAGCGCCGGCTGTTCGAGTAACTACTGGGGAGACCCGCAAGTGGCTGAGTCGTCCAATGGGCGGCCCTGCTTTGGCGGCCCTCAAGTTGGAACCGGAGGGGTACTAATGCTGGCCGCGCAAAGTCTTCAGTCTCTCACCGCAGGCCACTGGAAAGGCACCCTCGAGCTCCGCCTGCGCCGCCCACCTTCCGAGCGCCTCGCCACCTACATTTTCAACTTCGATTTCACGATCACCGACTACGACGCGATCTCGATCTACCTGCCCGCGTTCGAGAACGGCAACGCCAACGTCAACATGGATTTGCGCTACGACCCGATCAAGGGAGAGATTGGCGGCAGCAAGGACGTCGACATGTGCCTGTACGACGGCCTGGGTTCGCAGAGCGAACATCTCGGTATCACGGTGCGGGACACAGGCTCACGGCCCAGCGTCGGCGACGACTACCCACTCTGGCACCGCGATGCCACCGGCGACGACCGCGAACGCGTGAGCTTCAATGTCTGGCTCAACTATGCCGGTAGCAAGCGCCGCATGCGCAATAACGTGGAAGAGCAACTGCTGGGTGTCGACACAACCGCGCTGCGGCTGGTGAAGCTGCCCAAGTTCGACCAGCCCGTCTATTGCGTACCGACGCCGATCACTCTTGAAACGCCAGCCTTCAAAGCCAGCACCAAGCGTGAAGGCGTCTACACCGGTGAGCTGAAGGTGGAACTTCGCGTGCCCACCGCCCGGCCCTGA
- a CDS encoding TcfC E-set like domain-containing protein, protein MNTPAPAVTRLAMALALALAPALCDARTVPAGFEDLVEGQTEQLDVSLFGQSAGLSPVRVTLDDVQLLEPKRVAEALGLTAEAQAALLPALSQPMPRNSHLACRYGGAAAGCGYMAPPEEPTAVSALYDEGEGSVRLFVARQWIPGEVREPHRFHSVSNNAENAWLHRQTFNISGGRDYQSLSAQGAGTLGVFARGHLAGEWNYNRQQYRHGGSRDDFQLDSAYYRHDLGQEHYVQAGLMDRRNLSSTQGGTFAFGMLPLDRFRGVRFGTTYAYVDADGAVQASPLTVLLARDARVDAFDGERLLQTFYLQAGVNQLDTRNFPMGSYNVTLRVYEDGILVRSEDAPFDKGGDWTDSRMQWFVQLGQRDERRSNTFDSDQALHAGVRVPLVRDVAVTAGMADIAGFTYGEVRLDVRRQFTTQDVRGAFSVLRGSDGSSGQQHQLSYRRTAAWNLYQQRMRGNACRFQDDARDRLGCSDSLSASMSLPVAGGSAYVGYTRRQTWRPARELPGFGDDPLDGLLPWLPPDPLRPQREAQRSRTWQASFSRTHRWGEFTVSTRTGVWQQRNDAVLGTQGSRDRGVFLSVSLSRLQQGERGSSQRRYAVDARQPEHQRPDVTYSVAQSRRQDVDANYREVTGELRATNNDRYSATLGTQLQNPWGQTGATLAGYRQPGRNTYSYSANHASSFALSRRGLYWGGGATADAGLAVQVDDTDDLDLSGLAAELQVGGARRQRLKLGERRLMPLQAYQTHRAELQDASALEGIASVRVTGASGMRPLFLSPGRLVRMPVPIEVTYTFIGSARDVAGMPLGGARILNAPVPGTSANGGFVAEFPRFEKTLYLLQDDRLLQCPLQIRERRSVVLLVGAVQCEPLAVALLPPEIRQQARVTRLLQEQALIAVVPQTAATGETP, encoded by the coding sequence ATGAACACTCCCGCCCCCGCCGTTACCCGGCTGGCGATGGCGCTCGCCTTGGCGCTGGCCCCCGCGCTGTGCGATGCGCGTACCGTCCCCGCCGGTTTCGAAGATCTGGTTGAAGGCCAGACCGAACAGCTGGACGTCAGCCTGTTTGGCCAGTCGGCCGGGCTGTCGCCGGTACGGGTAACGCTGGATGACGTGCAGTTGCTGGAGCCAAAACGTGTAGCCGAAGCCCTCGGGCTAACTGCCGAAGCACAGGCGGCCCTCCTTCCTGCGCTCTCGCAGCCGATGCCACGCAACAGCCATCTGGCCTGCCGCTACGGCGGCGCTGCAGCGGGCTGTGGCTACATGGCGCCTCCCGAGGAGCCCACTGCCGTAAGCGCGCTCTACGACGAGGGCGAAGGCTCGGTGCGCCTGTTCGTTGCCCGCCAGTGGATCCCCGGTGAAGTGCGCGAGCCGCACCGCTTCCACAGTGTCAGCAACAACGCCGAGAACGCGTGGCTGCACCGGCAGACCTTCAACATCAGCGGTGGCCGCGATTACCAGTCGTTGAGCGCACAGGGTGCAGGCACGCTGGGTGTGTTCGCGCGTGGCCACCTGGCAGGCGAGTGGAACTACAACCGCCAGCAGTACCGCCACGGCGGCAGCCGTGATGATTTCCAGCTGGACAGCGCTTATTACCGGCACGACCTGGGTCAGGAGCACTACGTGCAGGCTGGCCTGATGGACCGCCGCAACCTGTCCAGCACGCAGGGCGGCACCTTCGCCTTCGGAATGCTGCCACTGGACCGCTTCCGCGGCGTGCGCTTCGGCACCACATACGCTTACGTGGATGCCGACGGCGCCGTGCAGGCGTCACCACTGACCGTGCTGCTGGCGCGCGATGCGCGCGTGGATGCCTTCGATGGCGAGCGCCTCCTGCAGACCTTCTACCTGCAGGCGGGGGTGAACCAGCTCGACACCCGCAACTTCCCGATGGGCAGCTACAACGTCACCCTGCGCGTGTACGAGGACGGCATCCTGGTGCGCAGCGAAGATGCGCCGTTCGACAAGGGCGGCGACTGGACCGACAGCCGCATGCAGTGGTTCGTGCAGCTGGGACAGCGCGATGAGCGCCGCAGCAACACTTTCGACAGCGACCAGGCCCTGCATGCGGGCGTGCGCGTGCCGCTGGTGCGCGATGTGGCCGTTACCGCCGGTATGGCCGACATTGCCGGCTTCACCTATGGCGAAGTACGGCTGGATGTGCGGCGCCAGTTCACCACCCAGGATGTGCGCGGTGCCTTCAGCGTGCTGCGCGGCAGTGATGGCAGCAGCGGCCAACAGCATCAGCTGTCCTACCGCCGCACGGCGGCGTGGAACCTCTACCAGCAACGCATGCGCGGCAATGCCTGCCGCTTCCAGGACGATGCGCGCGACCGGCTGGGCTGCAGCGATTCGCTCAGCGCCTCGATGTCGCTGCCAGTGGCCGGCGGCAGTGCCTACGTGGGCTACACCCGCCGCCAGACCTGGCGGCCCGCGCGCGAGTTGCCCGGCTTTGGCGATGACCCGCTGGACGGGCTGCTGCCGTGGCTGCCGCCGGATCCGCTGCGCCCGCAGCGCGAGGCCCAGCGCAGCCGCACCTGGCAGGCCAGTTTCAGCCGTACCCATCGCTGGGGCGAGTTCACCGTTTCCACCCGCACCGGCGTGTGGCAGCAGCGCAACGACGCCGTGCTAGGCACACAGGGCAGCCGCGACCGTGGCGTGTTCCTCAGCGTCAGCCTGAGCCGCCTGCAGCAGGGCGAGCGCGGCAGCTCGCAGCGCCGCTATGCCGTGGATGCGCGCCAGCCCGAACACCAGCGCCCGGACGTGACCTACAGCGTGGCGCAGAGCCGGCGCCAGGACGTGGACGCCAACTACCGCGAAGTGACCGGCGAACTGCGCGCCACCAACAATGACCGCTACAGCGCCACGCTGGGTACGCAGCTGCAGAACCCGTGGGGCCAGACCGGCGCCACGCTGGCTGGCTACCGCCAGCCGGGCCGAAACACTTACTCGTACAGCGCCAACCACGCCTCCAGCTTTGCTCTGAGCCGCCGCGGTCTCTATTGGGGCGGCGGCGCCACCGCCGATGCCGGCTTGGCCGTGCAGGTGGATGACACCGACGACCTGGACCTGAGCGGCCTGGCCGCCGAGCTGCAGGTGGGCGGCGCACGCCGCCAGCGGCTGAAGCTGGGCGAGCGCCGGCTGATGCCGCTGCAGGCCTACCAGACCCACCGCGCCGAGCTGCAGGATGCAAGCGCGCTGGAGGGCATCGCTTCGGTGCGGGTAACCGGTGCTTCGGGCATGCGGCCGCTGTTCCTCTCGCCGGGCCGACTGGTACGCATGCCGGTGCCCATCGAGGTGACCTACACCTTCATCGGCAGTGCGCGCGACGTGGCAGGGATGCCGCTGGGCGGCGCCCGCATTCTCAACGCGCCGGTGCCGGGCACCAGCGCCAATGGCGGCTTCGTGGCCGAGTTTCCGCGCTTTGAGAAGACGCTTTATCTGCTGCAGGACGACCGCCTGCTGCAGTGCCCGCTGCAGATACGCGAACGCCGCAGCGTGGTGCTGCTGGTGGGCGCCGTCCAGTGCGAGCCGCTTGCCGTGGCGCTGCTGCCGCCAGAGATACGCCAGCAGGCGCGGGTGACGCGGCTGCTGCAGGAACAGGCCTTGATTGCGGTTGTGCCGCAGACCGCTGCTACAGGAGAAACGCCATGA
- a CDS encoding CS1 type fimbrial major subunit — translation MNVIIKKAALAAALATASLSAHAVDTRISVYANVDTTLAFQQENGSPLPDSITMNYLPEFNDGSGGNVRPGGLEPWTLMTRIFTNDDSKDIQVSLQNALELVPTIGHVGATPVPMTVSLHNLELTTASQDLSATDLFDGAIDGVSKPLELAITQTTAGVLKSGSYEGMATIVMRQKP, via the coding sequence ATGAACGTCATCATCAAGAAAGCCGCGCTCGCTGCAGCGCTGGCCACCGCTTCACTGTCTGCGCATGCAGTCGACACCCGCATCTCCGTCTACGCCAACGTGGACACCACACTTGCCTTCCAGCAGGAGAACGGCAGCCCGCTGCCGGACAGCATCACCATGAACTACCTGCCGGAGTTCAACGATGGCAGCGGTGGCAACGTCCGTCCCGGCGGCCTGGAGCCGTGGACGCTGATGACCCGCATCTTCACCAACGACGACAGCAAGGACATTCAGGTCAGCCTGCAGAATGCTCTGGAACTGGTGCCGACCATCGGCCACGTGGGTGCCACGCCGGTGCCGATGACCGTCAGCCTGCACAATCTGGAACTGACCACCGCCAGCCAGGATCTGAGCGCCACAGATCTGTTCGATGGTGCCATCGACGGCGTCTCCAAGCCGCTGGAACTGGCAATCACCCAGACCACCGCCGGGGTGCTGAAGTCCGGCAGCTATGAAGGCATGGCCACCATCGTGATGCGCCAGAAGCCGTAA